In a single window of the Prochlorococcus marinus str. AS9601 genome:
- the rpmH gene encoding 50S ribosomal protein L34 yields MTKRTFGGTSRKRKRVSGFRVRMRSHTGRRVIKSRRQKGRERIAV; encoded by the coding sequence ATGACTAAAAGAACTTTTGGCGGAACTTCAAGAAAAAGAAAACGTGTATCTGGTTTTAGAGTAAGAATGCGTTCTCATACAGGTAGAAGAGTTATTAAAAGCAGAAGACAAAAAGGTAGAGAAAGAATAGCTGTATAA
- the aroH gene encoding chorismate mutase codes for MFEKMKDDYKITFIRGATTASGNSIKEIEVAVVELMDELISRNNLIKTNILSITFTATKDLNACFPASVARKFNGLDSVAFLDCQQMHVSNDINFCIRIMAQVLLPPKYAIKHPYLRGAAKLRTDRC; via the coding sequence ATGTTTGAAAAAATGAAAGATGATTATAAAATTACATTTATTCGTGGAGCTACAACAGCATCTGGGAATTCTATTAAGGAAATAGAAGTTGCCGTAGTGGAATTAATGGATGAATTAATTTCACGAAACAATCTAATTAAGACAAACATACTATCCATTACATTCACAGCAACAAAAGATTTAAATGCATGTTTCCCTGCCTCAGTTGCAAGAAAATTTAATGGACTTGATTCAGTTGCCTTTTTAGACTGCCAACAAATGCACGTATCCAATGATATTAATTTTTGTATAAGAATAATGGCTCAAGTTTTATTGCCACCAAAATACGCAATAAAGCACCCTTATTTAAGAGGCGCTGCAAAATTAAGGACAGATAGATGTTAA
- a CDS encoding ArnT family glycosyltransferase, with the protein MILINSKKRLITLLIVLVCGIIIFFLGLGSTGLVDETPPLFAAAARAMSESGDWLTPKVNGIFRFDKPPLIYWLMGFFYSLPKNEIWDNFGTLSARLPSALASLFLMLMIGDTLFCWPQKSDRQFLTPIVATLGFALSPLIIIWSRTAVSDALLTGTLGISLLLFWRRMASENNDQCISAWVFLGFAILTKGPVAFVLALFTITCFFFCQKNWKTLLSKINPKKGFLITILISVPWYILELLKEGKPFWDNFFGYHNFQRYTSVVNNHAEPFWFFLYIMILASLPFTPFLCHGIFKTFKDFLKSSKESCNVSDTLYIYSLCWLSSVLIFFSLSATKLPSYWLPAIPAAALLTSNSFVSLKNINKSYLYFWIFNILILFGFSIAFFFSDVWLSSINDPEMPNLASELVSSGIIFKAKLFFSSFTLLAIILFSLKFKNILFYLQILLLIGQFLLMSPIRKLADTSRQLPLRNISKLIIDNRKGNETLAMIGVRKPSLHYYSRQIVFYEGSTEEGLINLSERLNTDRRNNYEDQPDYEYESILVVIDEYSSRQKQWSKINHQKLGKYGIYNLWRIQKSDLNRYSEFLMINGFKSDWKNRKVEKF; encoded by the coding sequence ATGATTCTTATTAACTCAAAAAAAAGGCTTATAACCTTATTGATAGTTTTAGTTTGTGGGATCATTATATTTTTCTTAGGTTTAGGCTCCACAGGATTGGTGGATGAAACCCCCCCCTTGTTTGCCGCTGCAGCACGGGCAATGAGTGAATCTGGTGATTGGTTAACTCCAAAAGTCAATGGAATATTCCGTTTTGATAAGCCTCCACTGATATATTGGCTAATGGGTTTTTTTTACTCATTACCGAAAAACGAGATTTGGGATAATTTCGGGACTCTCTCTGCAAGACTACCTTCAGCTTTGGCATCATTATTTTTGATGTTGATGATTGGAGATACGCTGTTTTGTTGGCCACAGAAGAGTGATAGGCAATTCCTCACTCCAATAGTTGCAACATTAGGCTTTGCTCTTTCTCCATTAATAATTATTTGGAGTAGAACTGCCGTGAGTGATGCTCTTTTAACTGGAACCTTAGGTATTAGCTTGCTATTGTTTTGGAGAAGAATGGCAAGTGAAAATAATGATCAATGCATTTCAGCCTGGGTATTTTTAGGGTTTGCAATTTTAACTAAAGGACCTGTTGCATTTGTTTTGGCATTATTTACTATTACGTGCTTCTTCTTTTGTCAGAAGAATTGGAAAACTTTGCTCAGTAAGATAAATCCAAAGAAAGGTTTTTTAATAACAATATTAATAAGTGTTCCATGGTACATATTAGAACTTCTAAAAGAGGGAAAGCCTTTCTGGGATAATTTTTTTGGTTACCATAATTTTCAAAGATATACCTCAGTTGTAAATAATCATGCAGAACCATTCTGGTTTTTTCTTTACATAATGATATTGGCTTCACTACCATTTACCCCTTTTTTGTGCCACGGGATATTTAAAACCTTTAAGGATTTCTTAAAAAGTTCAAAAGAAAGTTGTAATGTATCTGACACACTTTATATATATTCTCTATGTTGGTTATCGTCAGTTTTAATCTTCTTTAGCCTTTCTGCAACGAAACTTCCTAGCTATTGGTTGCCAGCAATTCCAGCGGCGGCATTATTAACAAGTAATAGCTTTGTAAGCTTAAAAAATATAAATAAAAGTTATTTATATTTTTGGATTTTTAATATTTTAATTTTGTTTGGCTTCTCAATAGCATTCTTTTTCTCGGATGTTTGGCTGAGTTCAATTAATGATCCCGAAATGCCTAATCTTGCCTCAGAACTTGTAAGCTCTGGTATTATTTTCAAGGCAAAATTGTTCTTCTCTTCATTTACCCTTCTTGCAATAATCTTATTTTCTTTAAAGTTCAAAAATATCCTCTTTTATCTTCAAATTCTACTTTTGATTGGACAATTTTTATTGATGTCGCCAATTAGAAAATTAGCAGATACTTCTAGGCAACTACCTTTGAGGAATATATCAAAATTAATTATAGATAATCGAAAGGGGAATGAAACTTTAGCAATGATAGGGGTAAGAAAACCGTCATTACATTATTATTCGAGACAAATAGTTTTTTATGAAGGAAGCACAGAAGAGGGATTGATTAATCTCTCAGAAAGGCTTAATACTGATAGGAGAAATAATTATGAAGATCAACCTGATTATGAATACGAATCTATATTGGTTGTGATAGATGAATATTCTTCCCGACAAAAGCAATGGTCAAAAATTAATCATCAAAAATTGGGCAAATATGGAATTTATAATTTATGGCGAATTCAAAAAAGTGATTTGAATAGGTATTCGGAATTTTTAATGATTAACGGTTTTAAATCTGACTGGAAAAATAGAAAAGTTGAAAAATTTTAA
- the rnpA gene encoding ribonuclease P protein component has translation MAIPKDMRLKGHRTFNYIHKNSMTYHGKLMTFKVARSNPEILLTHKLTNTSNNFRVAIAISKKVSKKAVERNKLRRILQEWLLTNIQKINNHKPYWLLVNLKFGDFRNDKSKLLEEFQNLMFKSRLIK, from the coding sequence ATGGCCATACCTAAGGATATGCGTTTAAAAGGTCACAGGACTTTTAATTATATTCACAAAAATTCAATGACATATCATGGGAAATTAATGACATTTAAAGTTGCAAGATCAAATCCAGAAATACTCTTAACCCATAAACTCACAAATACCTCAAACAATTTTAGGGTTGCAATTGCTATTAGCAAAAAAGTTTCAAAAAAAGCTGTAGAAAGAAATAAATTAAGAAGAATTCTGCAAGAGTGGTTATTAACAAATATTCAAAAAATTAATAACCACAAACCTTATTGGTTACTTGTTAACCTTAAATTTGGGGATTTCCGCAATGACAAAAGTAAGCTTTTGGAGGAATTTCAAAACTTAATGTTTAAATCTCGTCTAATCAAATGA
- the fldA gene encoding flavodoxin FldA encodes MTVGIYYATTTGKTEDVADRLHNFISSAEAPKDVSDVDDLSEFEGLDGIICGIPTWNTGADEERSGTAWDSILEDIGELSLSGKKVAIFGLGDSSTYTENYCDAMEELHSYFTKAGAEMVGYVDKSSYTFDESKSVIGESFCGLPLDEDSESDLTDSRLETWASQLKGEIPSLA; translated from the coding sequence ATGACTGTAGGAATTTATTACGCAACTACAACTGGAAAAACTGAAGACGTAGCAGATCGTCTTCACAACTTTATTTCTTCAGCAGAAGCACCTAAAGATGTATCTGATGTAGATGATCTTTCAGAATTTGAAGGTCTTGATGGAATTATCTGTGGGATACCTACATGGAATACAGGCGCCGATGAAGAAAGATCGGGAACTGCATGGGATTCAATCTTAGAGGATATTGGTGAGCTAAGTTTATCAGGAAAAAAGGTTGCGATTTTTGGTTTAGGAGATTCTTCTACATATACAGAAAACTATTGTGATGCTATGGAAGAACTTCATAGCTACTTCACAAAAGCAGGCGCCGAAATGGTCGGTTACGTAGATAAATCTTCTTATACATTTGATGAGTCTAAAAGTGTAATTGGAGAAAGCTTTTGTGGATTACCTCTTGATGAGGATAGTGAATCAGATTTGACCGATTCTCGTCTTGAAACATGGGCTTCTCAGCTTAAGGGTGAAATCCCCTCATTGGCGTAA
- the yidC gene encoding membrane protein insertase YidC, with protein MIGFISEKLLIPILDFFYGLVPSYGLAIVALTVVIRIALFPLSAGSIRSARRMKIAQPVMQKKQAEIKSKFSGDPKKQQEELGKLMNEFGSPLAGCLPLIVQMPVLFALFATLRGSPFADVPYNINLKVVPQDQIAAIDPKPYKSPRHSIFITEKSHFPVVATIPNGTKLGTEDSIKINLQTTNGNSYSEVLSNYENGSKFLPTWTVSKGSENLKVSQDGTVTAIKPGDATIEAKIPGLAAKSGFLFIKALGQVGFYVDGAVNWDIAALVGAFGLTLLLSQVLSSQGMPANPQQSTANKITPVMITGMFLFFPLPAGVLLYMVVANIFQAFQTFLLNKEALPENLQKILDQQLLAKDEVITTSASTISEKRLPFEPNSKK; from the coding sequence GTGATAGGGTTCATTTCTGAAAAACTACTTATCCCGATTCTAGATTTTTTCTATGGCCTAGTACCCAGCTACGGATTGGCGATTGTTGCACTAACAGTAGTAATAAGGATTGCTCTTTTCCCTTTAAGTGCTGGGTCAATTAGAAGTGCAAGAAGAATGAAAATTGCACAACCAGTAATGCAAAAAAAGCAAGCAGAAATAAAATCTAAGTTTTCAGGTGATCCAAAGAAACAGCAAGAAGAATTAGGAAAATTAATGAATGAGTTTGGCAGTCCTCTTGCAGGTTGCCTTCCTTTGATTGTCCAAATGCCCGTGCTATTTGCATTGTTTGCAACCCTTAGAGGATCTCCATTTGCTGATGTTCCTTACAACATAAATCTTAAGGTCGTCCCTCAAGATCAAATTGCTGCTATTGACCCAAAACCCTATAAATCACCAAGACATTCTATTTTTATTACAGAAAAATCACATTTTCCTGTAGTAGCAACTATTCCAAATGGAACAAAATTAGGTACAGAAGATTCAATAAAAATAAATTTGCAAACAACAAATGGAAATAGCTACTCAGAAGTTTTATCCAATTACGAAAATGGATCCAAATTCCTCCCTACTTGGACGGTTTCAAAAGGTTCTGAAAATTTAAAAGTTTCCCAAGACGGTACAGTCACTGCAATTAAACCAGGCGATGCAACAATTGAAGCAAAAATTCCAGGTCTAGCTGCTAAGAGCGGTTTTCTATTTATTAAAGCCCTCGGTCAAGTGGGTTTTTATGTAGATGGGGCTGTTAATTGGGATATCGCTGCATTAGTTGGTGCCTTTGGATTAACTCTACTTCTTTCCCAAGTTTTATCTAGTCAAGGGATGCCTGCGAATCCTCAACAATCAACAGCTAACAAGATTACACCAGTTATGATTACTGGAATGTTCCTGTTCTTCCCATTACCTGCAGGAGTATTACTTTATATGGTTGTTGCCAATATATTTCAAGCATTTCAGACCTTTCTTCTTAATAAAGAAGCTCTTCCTGAGAATCTACAGAAAATTCTGGATCAACAATTATTGGCAAAAGATGAAGTAATAACAACTTCTGCTTCAACTATTTCAGAGAAAAGATTGCCTTTTGAACCTAACAGTAAAAAATAG
- a CDS encoding glycosyltransferase family 4 protein: protein MRIVLISTPIGFLGSGKGGGVELTLNSLVSGLISLGHSVEVIAPKNSKLHESNVKAKLHFVEGEDQISWQHQNYNSPVTIPDNSLLVGMLEKGLDIAKHSDVLLNMSYDWLPIWMTLNLEIPIAHIISMGSESSVISNLISKVYAKYPNNFAFHSKMQANDYPFIKKPTIIGNGFNLDNYIFQDSVKGPLAWVGRVAPEKGLEDAVYIANQLGEKLKVWGFIEDEMYASKIEKSFPHGAIDWMGFLSTDELQKELGKCRGLLNTPKWNEAYGNVIVEALACGVPVVAYKRGGPSEIIQHGQTGYLADPDDKKNMLSYVEIIEKIKRQKCREWVEKNASADIFANKVVKWLNKVMHEYK, encoded by the coding sequence ATGCGAATAGTTTTGATTAGTACTCCAATAGGGTTCTTAGGGAGTGGTAAGGGTGGTGGAGTTGAATTGACTTTAAATTCTTTAGTTTCAGGTTTAATTTCTTTAGGCCATTCTGTTGAGGTTATAGCTCCAAAAAATTCTAAGTTACATGAAAGTAACGTAAAGGCAAAATTACATTTTGTGGAAGGTGAAGATCAAATTAGTTGGCAGCATCAAAATTATAATTCTCCCGTGACTATCCCAGACAATTCTCTTTTAGTAGGAATGCTTGAGAAGGGATTAGATATCGCTAAACATTCAGATGTATTGTTGAACATGTCCTATGATTGGCTGCCTATCTGGATGACTCTAAATTTAGAGATACCCATTGCACATATAATTAGCATGGGTTCTGAAAGTTCAGTAATTAGTAATTTAATCTCTAAGGTATATGCTAAATATCCAAATAACTTTGCTTTTCATTCGAAAATGCAAGCTAATGATTATCCATTTATAAAAAAACCAACAATTATTGGGAATGGGTTTAACTTAGATAATTATATTTTTCAAGATTCAGTTAAGGGACCCTTAGCATGGGTTGGAAGAGTGGCTCCTGAGAAAGGTTTGGAGGATGCAGTTTATATAGCAAATCAACTTGGCGAAAAATTAAAAGTTTGGGGATTTATAGAAGATGAGATGTATGCCTCAAAGATAGAAAAATCATTCCCTCACGGAGCTATAGATTGGATGGGGTTTTTATCAACCGATGAATTACAAAAAGAACTTGGCAAATGCAGAGGGTTGCTAAATACTCCGAAATGGAATGAGGCATATGGGAACGTTATTGTTGAAGCTTTAGCCTGTGGGGTACCTGTTGTAGCTTATAAAAGAGGAGGACCTAGTGAAATTATTCAGCATGGCCAAACAGGTTATCTTGCTGATCCTGATGATAAAAAAAATATGCTTTCTTATGTAGAGATTATTGAAAAAATAAAGCGTCAGAAATGTAGAGAATGGGTAGAAAAAAATGCCTCCGCAGATATATTTGCTAACAAGGTTGTGAAATGGCTTAATAAGGTAATGCATGAATATAAATAA
- a CDS encoding PH domain-containing protein, whose protein sequence is MINMNEETFYEGGPAKSDLIINLLAGITILGLPFTFAAIVRALWLRYKITNKRITIDGGWFGKNKTQVSLSKIEEIRSIPRGFGSYGDMVLILDDGSKVEMKSLPLFREKQKFIEENINKGSQIPNLNEVEGFATKS, encoded by the coding sequence ATGATTAACATGAATGAAGAAACCTTTTATGAAGGTGGGCCCGCAAAAAGCGATTTAATAATAAATCTTCTTGCAGGTATAACTATTCTTGGGTTGCCATTTACCTTTGCCGCAATTGTTAGAGCATTGTGGTTGAGATATAAAATTACAAACAAAAGAATAACAATAGATGGAGGATGGTTTGGTAAAAACAAAACACAAGTCTCATTAAGTAAAATTGAAGAAATCAGATCTATTCCAAGGGGATTCGGATCATATGGTGATATGGTTCTTATTCTTGATGATGGGTCAAAGGTTGAAATGAAATCATTACCTTTATTCAGAGAAAAGCAAAAATTTATAGAAGAGAATATAAATAAAGGATCACAAATCCCAAATCTCAATGAGGTTGAGGGATTTGCAACTAAATCCTAA
- a CDS encoding SemiSWEET family sugar transporter — protein sequence MNVDIFGYLAAILTTAAFLPQLIKTLKTKKADDVSLTTLVMFIIGVLSWIIYGYKISSTPILIANLITLILNLLILISKIYFSKN from the coding sequence ATGAATGTAGATATATTCGGATACCTTGCAGCGATTTTAACAACCGCGGCATTCCTACCTCAATTGATAAAAACTTTAAAAACAAAAAAGGCAGATGATGTTTCTTTGACAACATTAGTAATGTTTATTATCGGTGTTTTGTCTTGGATTATTTACGGTTATAAAATTTCTTCTACACCAATATTGATAGCGAATTTAATTACCCTAATCTTAAATCTTTTGATATTAATATCTAAAATATATTTTTCAAAAAACTAA
- a CDS encoding DMT family transporter, producing MNSILNWFLMILPFALWGTSMAAMTPLVSSAGPEFVASLRLLPAGVLVLITTYLFKRDLKIYKCDLKWFFVFTIVDATFFQLFLTYGIEKTGAGLGSVLIDSQPLLVAILARAIFGNLINPIGWLGLLFGLGGIVFLGVPQEFLGNWWLMSDKSVNDVAFNFGELWMLAASLAMALGTILIRFTCTKSDPVAVTGWHMVLGSLPLIIKHCLQSNFTIIPDWSIFDWGLMSFASIFGGAIAYGLFFYFANNKEITGFSTLAFLTPVFALLSGGVWLDERLTIVQWIGVVFVLISVFFVSQRKSLWENKFSDTTI from the coding sequence ATGAATTCAATCCTAAATTGGTTTTTAATGATTCTCCCTTTTGCACTTTGGGGCACTTCAATGGCGGCGATGACTCCCCTAGTATCTAGTGCTGGACCGGAGTTTGTGGCTTCTTTGAGATTACTTCCTGCAGGAGTCCTTGTTCTAATTACAACATATTTGTTTAAAAGAGATTTAAAAATTTATAAGTGTGATTTGAAGTGGTTTTTTGTTTTTACGATTGTTGATGCCACTTTTTTTCAGTTGTTTTTAACTTATGGTATTGAAAAGACTGGAGCAGGTCTAGGTTCTGTCTTAATTGATTCTCAACCGCTTTTGGTAGCTATTTTAGCGAGGGCAATTTTTGGGAATTTAATTAATCCAATAGGATGGTTGGGACTACTTTTTGGCTTAGGAGGAATAGTATTTTTAGGAGTTCCACAAGAATTTTTAGGGAATTGGTGGTTGATGTCTGATAAGTCTGTAAATGATGTTGCTTTTAACTTTGGAGAACTTTGGATGCTTGCAGCTTCTCTTGCTATGGCATTAGGAACAATTTTAATTAGATTCACTTGTACTAAAAGTGATCCAGTTGCAGTTACAGGTTGGCATATGGTTTTAGGGAGTTTGCCCTTAATTATTAAGCACTGCTTACAATCAAATTTCACAATTATTCCAGATTGGTCAATATTTGATTGGGGACTTATGTCATTTGCAAGTATTTTTGGAGGAGCAATAGCTTATGGATTGTTTTTCTACTTTGCTAATAATAAAGAAATTACTGGATTTAGCACTCTTGCATTTTTAACCCCTGTATTTGCTCTTCTCAGTGGAGGTGTTTGGTTAGATGAAAGACTCACTATTGTGCAGTGGATAGGAGTGGTGTTTGTCCTTATCTCAGTATTTTTTGTTAGCCAGAGAAAGAGTTTATGGGAAAATAAATTTTCTGATACTACTATTTAA
- a CDS encoding AEC family transporter, with protein MGLLLKEGIDINLIKSAFLAFFVIGFLITLINIIPIFKKRLPNYTLQLAGLIGNTSFLGIPIALALLPSTTINFTIGFDLGTTLFAWIFGPFFLQEKSNSNNIPNINGLLNALINSPASRGIIGVLLAYLFQIDEIIGNYLWIPARLVIALAIIIVGTRLGIITNQKGRILDLNKEIKFSILLKLFILPLLIFLICKSLNFNFYESSAIILQAATPTAISTILMAEAYGVKQQIASKILFTTTLISIITIPLLKICMNLYI; from the coding sequence ATGGGTCTATTATTAAAGGAAGGCATAGATATAAACCTAATTAAAAGTGCATTTTTAGCATTCTTTGTAATTGGATTTTTAATAACTTTAATAAATATAATCCCAATATTTAAGAAAAGGCTTCCAAATTACACATTGCAGCTAGCAGGTCTAATAGGTAATACATCATTTCTTGGAATACCAATTGCGCTTGCTCTTCTACCTTCAACAACTATAAATTTTACTATTGGATTTGATTTAGGAACAACACTTTTCGCTTGGATATTTGGACCTTTTTTTCTTCAAGAAAAATCCAACAGCAATAATATCCCAAACATCAATGGACTATTAAATGCTTTGATAAATAGCCCTGCATCAAGAGGGATTATTGGTGTACTTCTTGCATATCTTTTCCAAATAGATGAAATTATAGGCAATTATCTTTGGATTCCTGCAAGGTTAGTTATTGCATTGGCAATAATAATTGTGGGAACAAGACTTGGAATAATAACAAATCAAAAGGGAAGGATTTTAGATCTAAATAAAGAAATTAAATTTTCAATTTTATTAAAATTATTTATTCTTCCTTTATTAATTTTTTTAATATGTAAATCTTTAAACTTTAATTTCTATGAATCATCAGCAATAATTCTACAGGCAGCCACCCCAACAGCAATATCCACAATATTAATGGCAGAGGCTTACGGTGTAAAACAACAAATCGCTTCAAAAATTCTTTTTACTACAACTCTAATTTCAATAATTACAATTCCTTTATTAAAAATATGTATGAACTTATATATTTAA
- a CDS encoding DUF2808 domain-containing protein — MEFQWDQDDSFRRLKWFQKQKKRQFKNTIYFFLRPSDRKTDLLKINLAIPKTFKSTLKNEKISFCKVKIGGFDSNTKCLEDIPSDIEINTDESGLRSLDIYPYSPISSDKDSYAIVLKIFNPKRSGLFQFHSFGQPKGKSYSSYLGSWTVVID, encoded by the coding sequence TTGGAATTCCAGTGGGATCAAGACGATAGTTTTAGAAGATTGAAGTGGTTTCAAAAACAAAAAAAAAGGCAATTTAAGAATACAATTTATTTTTTCTTGAGGCCATCTGATAGAAAAACTGATCTCTTAAAAATTAATCTAGCAATTCCTAAGACCTTTAAATCCACGTTAAAAAACGAAAAAATTAGTTTTTGTAAAGTAAAAATAGGCGGTTTTGATAGTAATACAAAATGTTTAGAAGACATTCCATCTGATATCGAAATTAATACTGATGAATCAGGCTTACGTTCACTAGATATTTACCCCTACAGTCCAATTTCTTCTGACAAAGACAGTTATGCAATTGTATTAAAAATCTTTAATCCCAAAAGATCAGGTTTATTTCAATTTCATTCATTTGGGCAACCTAAAGGGAAATCATATTCAAGTTATTTAGGAAGCTGGACCGTAGTGATCGATTAA
- the sppA gene encoding signal peptide peptidase SppA: protein MIWPFRRKSKKRMARIVIDEPITSSTRVSFLKALKQVEDREFPALIVRIDSPGGTVGDSQEIYSAIKRLKDKGCKVIASFGNISASGGVYIGVASDKIVANPGTITGSIGVIIRGNNLSELLDKIGIKFETVKSGVFKDILSPDKPLSEEGRGLLQGLIDESYKQFTEAVAEGRNLPVEEVRKFADGRIFTGTQAKELGLVDKIGDEFVARELAAEMVNIDPKIQPLTFGKKKKKILGLIPGSRVIEKIIKNIFFEFDSSNKVLWLYKP from the coding sequence ATGATTTGGCCTTTTAGACGAAAGTCAAAAAAAAGAATGGCTCGTATAGTAATTGATGAGCCTATTACAAGTTCAACAAGAGTTTCTTTCCTTAAAGCACTTAAACAAGTTGAGGATAGAGAATTTCCTGCTTTAATCGTGAGAATCGATTCTCCCGGGGGCACTGTTGGTGATAGCCAAGAAATATACTCTGCTATTAAAAGACTAAAAGATAAAGGATGTAAAGTCATTGCTAGTTTTGGGAACATCTCAGCATCAGGAGGTGTTTACATTGGTGTTGCATCTGACAAAATAGTTGCGAATCCAGGCACAATTACAGGGTCTATTGGTGTGATTATAAGAGGAAATAATTTATCTGAATTATTAGATAAGATCGGCATTAAATTTGAGACTGTTAAAAGTGGTGTATTTAAAGATATACTTTCTCCAGATAAACCTCTAAGTGAGGAAGGAAGAGGTCTACTTCAAGGCTTAATAGATGAAAGTTACAAACAATTTACTGAAGCTGTTGCTGAAGGAAGAAATTTACCTGTTGAAGAAGTAAGAAAATTTGCTGATGGAAGAATTTTCACTGGTACTCAAGCGAAAGAATTAGGACTAGTTGATAAGATTGGAGATGAATTTGTTGCTAGGGAACTTGCAGCAGAAATGGTTAATATTGATCCTAAGATTCAGCCCTTGACATTTGGGAAGAAAAAGAAAAAAATACTTGGGCTAATTCCTGGGAGTAGAGTGATTGAGAAAATTATTAAAAATATCTTTTTTGAGTTTGACTCGTCAAATAAAGTACTTTGGTTATACAAACCTTAA
- a CDS encoding AhpC/TSA family protein, whose protein sequence is MTDKFQNDIKNLVEEFNFNGQKKFKLIVLFGLLGDFDSFEYAINLKNFIKNQDNNLDVFAIAIGNQNGKQKFCQFTGFPKENLIVVSDNQIHNKLKVSRGLDIGFGGWINMLLMLSGINSFKTIREVIRGYVGDRKAKQIYSEYDKIDVLKFIKFSGNSFKKVFGKGYLRPFELATFRLNNMNEIIQNWSDYILNEEYLPQRGASFLLNDQNQVVYKFFSSYVLGYSSNMRDPLGFLSDLIK, encoded by the coding sequence GTGACTGATAAATTTCAAAATGATATTAAAAATCTTGTTGAAGAATTTAACTTTAATGGGCAGAAAAAGTTCAAATTAATCGTATTATTTGGTTTATTGGGAGATTTTGATAGCTTTGAATATGCAATAAACTTAAAAAATTTTATTAAGAATCAAGATAACAATTTAGACGTTTTTGCCATTGCTATTGGCAACCAAAATGGGAAACAAAAATTCTGTCAATTTACTGGCTTTCCCAAAGAGAATTTAATAGTTGTTTCTGATAATCAAATCCACAATAAATTAAAAGTCTCAAGAGGATTAGATATTGGTTTCGGAGGTTGGATAAATATGCTTTTGATGCTATCAGGGATAAATTCTTTTAAAACAATTAGAGAGGTTATTAGAGGTTATGTCGGCGACCGCAAAGCAAAGCAAATCTATTCAGAATATGACAAAATCGATGTATTAAAATTTATAAAATTTTCAGGTAATTCTTTTAAAAAGGTTTTCGGAAAAGGTTATTTAAGACCATTTGAATTAGCAACATTTAGATTAAATAATATGAATGAAATAATCCAAAATTGGAGTGATTATATTCTTAATGAAGAATATCTTCCACAAAGGGGAGCTTCCTTTTTATTAAATGATCAAAATCAAGTTGTTTATAAATTTTTTTCAAGTTATGTTCTTGGATATTCATCAAACATGAGAGATCCTTTAGGATTTTTATCTGATTTAATTAAATAA